In Pseudomonas coleopterorum, the genomic window CGCTAAACTGCGCGGCCTGATCCACTTCACATGAGGCATGCCGGTGGCCAAGAAAGCCGCATCCTTCGCCGCCCTGGGCGGCCTGGTGTTCTCTACCGACAGCGGTCGGCATTGTCCCGACTGTCGTCAGCCCATCGACGCCTGTACCTGCAAGCAAACGGCCGTGCCCGAAGGCGACGGCATCGCTCGCGTGCGGCGGGAAAGCAAAGGGCGTGGCGGCAAGACCGTGACCACCATCACCGGCGTGCCGCTGCCAGCCGATGCCCTCAAGGAATTGGCGACCACCCTCAAGCGCCGTTGCGGCACGGGTGGCGCGCTCAAAGAGGGTGTCATCGAGATCCAGGGCGATCACGTCGAGCTGCTACTTGCCGAGCTGGTCAAGCAGGGCTTCAAGGCCCGCAAATCCGGTGGCTGAGCCATACGCCTTGTAAACTTGAGGTACTCGCCGGGGTCTACCCCTGCAGGCGCAGCAACCGTCATCTTTACCCTCTACACTGCGCAGGGCCTGACGGCCCGTGACAACCGACTTTTTTCATAGGGGACCTCGATGTCCGTACGACGCACACGCAAAGACGATGGCAGCCAATGGACCGTGGCTGACAGCCGCAGCGTTTATGGCATTCGCCACTGGGGCGCGGGCTATTTCGCCATCAACGAGGCCGGCCGTGTCGAGGTTCGTCCCAACGGCCCGGACAGCTCGCCGATCGATCTTTACGAACAGGTCGACCACCTGCGCAAGAGCGGCCTGTCGCTGCCGCTGCTGGTGCGCTTCCCCGACATCCTGCAAGACCGCGTGCGCCAGCTGACCGGGGCTTTCGATGCCAACATCGCCCGCTTGGAATACCAGAATCGCTACACCGCGCTGTACCCGATCAAGGTCAACCAGCAGGAAGCGGTGGTGGAAAACATCATCGCCACCCAGGACGTCTCGATCGGCCTGGAAGCCGGTTCCAAGCCCGAGCTGCTGGCCGTGCTGGCTCTGGCGCCGAAAGGCGGAACCATCGTCTGCAACGGCTACAAGGACCGTGAGTTCATCCGTCTGGCCCTGATCGGCCAGAAGCTGGGCCACAACGTCTTCATCGTCATCGAAAAAGAGTCCGAAGTGGCGCTGGTCATTGAGGAAGCGGCCGACCTCAAGGTCAAGCCGCAGATCGGCCTGCGCGTGCGTCTGTCGTCCCTGGCTTCGAGCAAGTGGGCCGACACCGGCGGTGAAAAATCCAAGTTCGGCCTGTCCGCCGCGCAGCTGCTGTCGGTGGTCGAGCGCTTCCGCGAAGCCGGTGTCGATCAAGGCATTCGCCTGCTGCATTTCCACATGGGTTCGCAGATCGCCAACCTGGCGGACTACCAGCATGGCTTCAAGGAAGCGATCCGTTACTACGGCGAGCTGCGCGCGCTCGGCCTGCCGGTCGATCACATCGACGTGGGCGGCGGTCTGGGTGTCGACTACGACGGTACGCATTCGCGCAATGCCAGCTCGATCAACTACGACATGGACGACTACGCCGGTGTCGTGGTGGGCATGCTCAAGGAGTTCTGCGATGCCCAAGGCATGCCGCATCCGCACATCTTCTCGGAAAGCGGCCGCTCGCTGACCGCGCACCACGCCATGCTGGTGGTTCAGGTCACCGACGTCGAACGTCACAACGACGAAGTCCCCGAGATCGTCGACAAGCAGAGCCTGCCCGAAACCCTGCAATGGCTGGTCGACCTGCTCGGCCCGACCGATATCGAGATGGTCACCGAGAACTACTGGCGCGCCACGCACTACATCAGCGACATCGCTGCGCAGTACGCCGACGGCAAGGTGACCCTGGCGCAGAAGGCGCTGGCCGAACAGTGCTACTTCGCCGTGTGCCGTCGCCTGCACAACTCGCTCAAGGCCCGCCAGCGTTCCCATCGCCAGGTACTGGACGAGCTCAACGACAAGCTCGCCGACAAGTACATCTGCAACTTCTCGGTGTTCCAGAGCCTGCCTGATACCTGGGCCATCGGCCAGGTGCTGCCGATCCTGCCGCTGCATCGTCTCGACGAAGAACCGCTGCGTCGCGCCGTGCTGCAGGACCTGACCTGCGACTCCGACGGCAAGATCAAGCAGTACGTGGATGAGCAAAGCATCGAGACCAGCCTGCCGGTACACGCCGTCAACCAGGGTGAAGATTACCTGCTGGGCATCTTCCTGGTCGGCGCGTACCAGGAAATCCTCGGTGACATGCACAACCTGTTCGGTGACACCGATTCGGTGAACATCTATCAGCGTCAGGATGGCAGCGTGTACAGCGCCGGTATCGAAACCCATGACACCATCGAAGACATGCTGCGCTATGTGCACCTGTCCCCCGAAGAGCTGATGACCCATTACCGCGACAAGGTCGCCAGTGCCAAGATCACTGCGCGCGAACGCACCCAGTACCTGGACGCCCTGCGCCTGGGCCTGACCCGTTCTTCGTACCTGTCCTCGTAACGCATGGGCCTGGCTGCCCGGTTGCTCGCCTTCGCAGCCCTGCTGGGGCTGCTGAGCGGTTGCTCCGGGTTGCGCACCCTGGATGTCGTGACGCCGTCCAGTGGCTACCAGCTGACCCAAGGGGTAGCCTACGGCCTCGATCCGCGTCAGAAGCTGGACGTCTATCGTCCCACCCGACCACTGCCGGCCACACCGGTGGTGGTTTTTTTCTATGGGGGCACCTGGAACAGCGGCGAGCGGGGCGACTATCGTTTCCTCGCCCAGGTGCTGGCTGCTCGCGGCATTCTGGTGGTGGTCGCCGACTACCGTCTCTACCCGCAGGTGCGCTATCCCAGCTTTATCGAGGACGGTGCCGATGCCGTTGCCTGGACCTATCGAAACATCGATCGGTACGGTGGCGACGTTCGCCGTCTGTTCCTGATGGGCCACAGCTCCGGTGGCTATAACGCGGCCATGCTTGCCCTCGATCCGCAGTGGCTGCGTAAAGCCGGGGTCCCCGCCAATGCGCTGCGCGGCTGGATTGGCCTGGCCGGCCCCTATGATTTCCTGCCGATCGAGAATCCCGAAGCCAGGCCGGTATTCTTCTTCCCCGATTCACCGCCCCAATCGCAACCCATCAACCAGCCTCTGACCGGCTCGCCTCCGGCGTTGCTCATCGCCGCGACCCATGACTCGACCGTGGACCCGGTTCGCAACAGCGAAGGCCTGGCGCACCGACTGCGCGCCGCTTGCGTCCTGGTGCAGGAACGCTATTACCGCCGACCGAACCACCGCACCTTGGTTGCCTCATTCGCCTGGCCCCTGCGCTGGTTGGCACCGGTGCTGAATGACGTTGTGCGGTTCGTCGAGGCCAAGCCTGAAACAGCGGAAGTCCGTTTGCGCGAATAGATCAATCTTGCCAGTCACCGCAAACACTATTCTCGGATTTTATTTGAGTAGGTGCTGAACGTACTGCGTGCAGAGGTCATCGAAGCACGTGTTCGACGCGTTTCGGGGTGGGGTGGAAGTGTACAGTTGCAATAGCTTTGGGAACGGTATCCAGGTACTCCGCAAGTATCAATATCCTTGTAGGAAAAAGCCCGCTTAATTGCAGGCCTTTTCTATGAGCTCAAAGGCTCACTGGTATTTATCTTCGATCTTGCGCTTTTCCAGTGTGTAGGTTTTCAGATCGATTTCATTGATGGTGAGTTTGGAATCAAGCTCGTTCATGTCACGTTTTCTCAAGCTGGCAACATGCTCCTTGCTGGCGTGATAGTTCAAAGTTTCGGCAGCGTCGTAGCCGCTGACCGGGTCCCATAGAATGGACGCTGGCCACAGAAGCAGGTTGACGACGCCCCAACCATAGGCGCGGCCATAAAATGACCCGCCGCCAGGCAATAGGCCAAGGCCGGCACCGAGGACGGGTTGTTTGACTTCCACGGCGAGGTTTTTGGCGCGGAGCATTGCAAGTTCGGATTGCTGGGCGGAGTTGAGTCCGCTCGCGCAGCCAGTGGTCAATACGATGAGCGTAACGGCAAACAAACTGCGAAGTGTAGACATCCCTATTCCTTATTTACGGATTTCCAATCGATAGTGAAGTGGAAGGCGGCGTAGTCTATAGACGGGATATGGATATGTATCGCTTGTTAGCGTGATTTTAACTAATGGTTACATTTGGCTGGGGGGCGGAGTCGTGATCGTGCAAAGAAGACCTTGTTACTTCTAGTAATGATCTCGCCAAGTATTGCCGTATTCTGTGCAGATTGAATGTTGACTCTTCCTGTCATAAGAAAGCGTCCGCATTAGCTAACAAGGTTTAGCTGATTGATTGTCAGTTTATCGTATTGAAATTCTTGCCGTAGGGTTGTATGGATGCTGTTCGAGGTATAGAAGCTGTGAACGAAGTGTGGAACCTCGTTTACATCCATCCGTTACGATACCCACTCATCCCTGCGCTGCAACCGCCACGCAATCCACCCCAGCGTCACCGCCCGCAGCATCATGAACAGCAGGAAACTGATCCACAGACCATGATTCCCGAACCCGGTGCTCCACCAGCCGATCGGCAACATCACCACCACACTGACCAGCATCGCATTGCGCATCTCCCGCGCCCGCGTTGCACCAATGAACAGGCCGTCCAACAGATAGCTCCCCACCGCAATCAGCGGCAGCACGGCCAGGTATGGCAGGAACGGATAGGCCGCCTCACGGACACTGGGAATATCGGTCTGCAGATTGACGAACACATGCCCAGCGAGCAGAAACAGCACGGCAAACCCGCTGCTGGCGATCAGCGACCAGCCAAGGGACACCACCAGCGAACGGCGCAGCGTTTGCCGATCGCGCGCACCGATGGCGTGCCCGCACAACGCTTCGACCGCATGGGCCAGGCCGTCCAGCGCATAGGCAGTGATGAGCAGGCCGTTGAGCAGCAGCGCATTGGCGGCCACGGTGGCGTCGCCCAAGCGTGCGCCCTGAATGGTGATCAGCAGAAAGACCCCGGACAGCGCCAGGCTGCGCAGAAAGATATCGCGGTTGACGCCCAACAGCGGCTGCCAGTTGCGCCACGACTGCAGTGCTGTCCACACCATATGCCCCGGATAGGCGCGCAGGGAGGGACGGGTGAGGGCCAGACCGAGCAGGGCGCCAACCCATTCGGCAATCACTGACGCACGCGCCGAGCCCAGGACGCCCCAGTCCAGGCCGAGCACGAACCACAGGTTCAGAGCGATATTGACCACGTTGGTGGTCAGCAGCAGTTGCAACGGCGCGCGGGCGTTCTGGGTACCAAGGAACCAGCCGATCAGGGCGTAGCTGGCCAGGGCCGCGGGCAGCCCCAGCAGGCGCGTCTGGAAAAAGTCGTGGGTGGCTTGCTCCAGTGCCGCGGACGGCGCCATGAAGCTCAGGGCGAGGTGGCTGAAGGGCAGGGCCAGCATCGACAGCAGCAGGGAAAACAGCAGCCCCAGGCTCAGGCCCTGCACGAGGATCTGGCGCAGCGCGTCACCGTCGCGGCGCCCGGCCGCCTGCGCGGCGAAACCGGTGGTGCCCATGCGCAGGAAACTCATCAGCGACACCATGAACGTAAACAGGCTGCCGCCCACGGCCACTGCGCCCAATTGGTGAGCGTGGGGCAGATGGCCGATCACGGCGCTGTCCACCAGCGTCACCAGCGGGACCGACAGGTTGGACAGAATCATCGGCGCAGCAAGGGCCCAGACGTTCTTGTGGGTGAGGCGATGGCGCCAGTCGGTCAGTAGGGTAGACATGCAAGCTCCGCGTTCGGGGCGGGGATTGTAGCCCACACTCGCAACACCACGGCACAGTTGTCTCAACCGGTAACCCTGCCTACGAAAACGTCAATATTGATATATATTCTCAGCCTTGCTTTTCACTGCCCCAGGTACCTCACATTGAACAAAGGACTGTTTCTGGCCTGTGCACTGGCCCTGCTCGGCGGGTGCGATTCATCGACCTCGGAAAAACCCGTCGAGCCCGCGCCGCCGGTGGCTGCAACGGCTGCGGCGGCCAACGTCGATCTGCCTGCCCTGGCGAAGCGCTACGAAGGCCGTGAGCTGGCCGTCGCCGATACCTCGGAAATTCAGCTTGATGGCGCCAGCACCCTCTCGGTGACCTTCACCGCACCGCTGGATCCCAAGCAGAACTTCGCCGACAAGGTTCACCTGGTCGACAGCACCCGAGGCACGCTGGACGGCGCCTGGGAGCTGTCCGACAACCTGATGGAGCTGCGTTTTCGCCATCTGGAGCCCAAGCGCAAACTGGTGCTGACGGTCGATGCCGGCCTGCTCTCGGTGAACCAGGGCACCTTGGCCAGTGCGTACAGCAGTCGCCTGGAAACCCGAGACCTGCAACCCACCGTGGGCTTCGCCAGCCGCGGCTCGCTGTTGCCCACCCGACTGGCCGAAGGCTTGCCGGTGATTGCGCTGAACGTCGACAAGGTCGATGTCGAATTCTTCCGCATACGGCCCGAGCAACTGCCGGCCTTTCTCAGTCGCTGGGGCCGCAACAGCAGCCTGCAAAGCTATGAATCCCGCGAGCTGTTGCCCATGGCCGAACTGGTCTACGGCGGTCGCTTCAATCTCGATCCGGCGGCCAATACCCGCGAGACCCTGCTGCTGCCCATCGGCGGTATCAAGCCGTTGCAGCAGCCGGGCGTCTATCTGGCGGTAATGCGTGCCTCGGGCACCTACGACTATGCCCAGCCGGCGACGCTGTTCACGCTGAGCGACATCGGCCTGTCCGTGCATCGCTACGCCGACCGCATGGACGTATTCACCCAAGCGCTGGAAGGCGGCAAGGCCCTGGGCGACGTCAGTCTGCAACTGCTTGACGGCAAGGGCCGCACGATTGGCGAAGGCAAGACCGACGCCGCCGGACATGCCGAACTGCCCTTGCCGGTGAAAGCCGAGGTGCTGCTGGCACACCAGGGCGAGCAGACCAGCCTGCTGCGGCTGAACACCGCTGCCCTGGATCTGGCCGAGTTCGACATCGCCGGGCCCAAGGCACATCCGTTGCAGTTTTTCGTTTTCGGTCCGCGCGACCTGTACCGCCCTGGCGAAACCGTGTTGCTCAACGCCTTGCTGCGCGACAACGACGGCCACCCGGTCAAGCCGCAACCGGTGAGCGTCGAGGTCCGCCGGCCGGACGACCAGCTCAGCCGCAAATTCGTCTGGCAACCGGACGATGCGGGCTTCTATCGCTATCAGCTGCCACTGGCAGGCGAAGCCCCGACCGGGCGCTGGCAACTGCTGTTCGACCTGGGCGACGGCAAGCCTCAGGTCTATGAATTCCAGGTGGAAGACTTCCTCCCCGAGCGCCTGGCCCTGGACCTCAAGGGCCAGGACACGCCTATCGCACCTGCCGATACGCTGGATGTCGACGTAACCGGCCGCTATCTGTACGGCGCTCCGGCCTCGGGCAACCGGCTGAGCGGCCAGTTGTACGTGCGTCCGCTGCGCGAAGCGGTGCCTGCGCTGCCGGGTTTCCAGTTCGGCTCTCTGACCGAGGGCGAACTCAGTCAGGATATGGAGCTTGATGAAACCCCCCTCGATGCGCAGGGCAAGGCGAACCTCGCCATCGACAGCCGCTGGAGTGACGCCAAGTCGCCCCTGCAACTGGTGCTGCAAGCCAGCCTGCAGGAGTCCGGTGGTCGTCCCATCACGCGCCGGCTGGTGCAGCCGGTCTGGCCCGCTGACCGGCTGCCCGGCGTGCGCGGCATGTTCGACGGCGAGAACGTCGACGGCGACGGGCCGGCCGAGTTCGAGTTGCTGGTCGCCGACGCCCAAGGCCACAAGTTCGCGGCCGATGGGCTCAAGGTACGGCTGGTGCGCGAGCGCCGCGACTATTACTGGAATTACTCCGAGAGCGACGGCTGGAGCTACAACTACAACGAGAAATACCTGAACCTGAGCGAGGAAACGCTCTCGGTCGCCGAAGGCGGTACGACCAAGGTCAGTTTCCCCGTGGAATGGGGGCCCTATCGCGTCGAGGTCGAAGACCCACAAACCGGCCTGGTCAGCAGCCTGCGTTTCTGGGCCGGCTACAGCTGGCAGGACAACACCGAAGGCGGCGCGGTACGCCCGGATCAGGTCAAGCTGGCACTGGACAAGCCCCACTACAGTGACGGCGACACCGCCAGGGTAACGGTGACGCCACCGGCCGCCGGCAATGGCTATCTGTTGGTGGAATCTGCCGAAGGCCCCTTGTTCTGGCAGGAAATCGACGTGCCCGCCGAGGGCAGGACCTTCGACATCAAGGTCGATCCGAAATGGGCCCGGCATGATCTCTACATCAGCGCGCTGGTGA contains:
- a CDS encoding MATE family efflux transporter; the protein is MSTLLTDWRHRLTHKNVWALAAPMILSNLSVPLVTLVDSAVIGHLPHAHQLGAVAVGGSLFTFMVSLMSFLRMGTTGFAAQAAGRRDGDALRQILVQGLSLGLLFSLLLSMLALPFSHLALSFMAPSAALEQATHDFFQTRLLGLPAALASYALIGWFLGTQNARAPLQLLLTTNVVNIALNLWFVLGLDWGVLGSARASVIAEWVGALLGLALTRPSLRAYPGHMVWTALQSWRNWQPLLGVNRDIFLRSLALSGVFLLITIQGARLGDATVAANALLLNGLLITAYALDGLAHAVEALCGHAIGARDRQTLRRSLVVSLGWSLIASSGFAVLFLLAGHVFVNLQTDIPSVREAAYPFLPYLAVLPLIAVGSYLLDGLFIGATRAREMRNAMLVSVVVMLPIGWWSTGFGNHGLWISFLLFMMLRAVTLGWIAWRLQRRDEWVS
- a CDS encoding translation initiation factor Sui1, with the protein product MAKKAASFAALGGLVFSTDSGRHCPDCRQPIDACTCKQTAVPEGDGIARVRRESKGRGGKTVTTITGVPLPADALKELATTLKRRCGTGGALKEGVIEIQGDHVELLLAELVKQGFKARKSGG
- a CDS encoding alpha/beta hydrolase — encoded protein: MGLAARLLAFAALLGLLSGCSGLRTLDVVTPSSGYQLTQGVAYGLDPRQKLDVYRPTRPLPATPVVVFFYGGTWNSGERGDYRFLAQVLAARGILVVVADYRLYPQVRYPSFIEDGADAVAWTYRNIDRYGGDVRRLFLMGHSSGGYNAAMLALDPQWLRKAGVPANALRGWIGLAGPYDFLPIENPEARPVFFFPDSPPQSQPINQPLTGSPPALLIAATHDSTVDPVRNSEGLAHRLRAACVLVQERYYRRPNHRTLVASFAWPLRWLAPVLNDVVRFVEAKPETAEVRLRE
- the speA gene encoding arginine decarboxylase, giving the protein MSVRRTRKDDGSQWTVADSRSVYGIRHWGAGYFAINEAGRVEVRPNGPDSSPIDLYEQVDHLRKSGLSLPLLVRFPDILQDRVRQLTGAFDANIARLEYQNRYTALYPIKVNQQEAVVENIIATQDVSIGLEAGSKPELLAVLALAPKGGTIVCNGYKDREFIRLALIGQKLGHNVFIVIEKESEVALVIEEAADLKVKPQIGLRVRLSSLASSKWADTGGEKSKFGLSAAQLLSVVERFREAGVDQGIRLLHFHMGSQIANLADYQHGFKEAIRYYGELRALGLPVDHIDVGGGLGVDYDGTHSRNASSINYDMDDYAGVVVGMLKEFCDAQGMPHPHIFSESGRSLTAHHAMLVVQVTDVERHNDEVPEIVDKQSLPETLQWLVDLLGPTDIEMVTENYWRATHYISDIAAQYADGKVTLAQKALAEQCYFAVCRRLHNSLKARQRSHRQVLDELNDKLADKYICNFSVFQSLPDTWAIGQVLPILPLHRLDEEPLRRAVLQDLTCDSDGKIKQYVDEQSIETSLPVHAVNQGEDYLLGIFLVGAYQEILGDMHNLFGDTDSVNIYQRQDGSVYSAGIETHDTIEDMLRYVHLSPEELMTHYRDKVASAKITARERTQYLDALRLGLTRSSYLSS